The Neovison vison isolate M4711 chromosome 10, ASM_NN_V1, whole genome shotgun sequence genome has a segment encoding these proteins:
- the FCRLA gene encoding Fc receptor-like A isoform X2, whose protein sequence is MLMKISVLEAAEDLNRVTMKLGCVLTAGVLFSPTMLWAVQMLLAGCHAAAGFEMLQCEGPVRTQDSSCDSQEDFTAPGEVDFQVKGYTFSKPFHLIVSYDWLILQGPVSPIFEGDPLILRCQAWQDWPLTQVTFYRDGSAMGPPGPKRELSIAVVREADSGHYHCSGIFRSPGPGSPETASPVAIKVQELFPVPLLRATPSAEPQDGDPVTLSCQTKLPLQRSTARLFYSFYKDSRIVRDRGLSPELQIPTASEAHSGSYWCEAATEDNQVWKQSSKLEIRVQGPSSSTASPTLNPAPQKSAVPEPIPAASPGPQPPLSTPSKDPGFSTPKQVPDPHLHHQMGILLKQMQDMRALLGHLVTELRNLSALLKLETIKGSAKYE, encoded by the exons ATGTTGATGAAAATCAGTGTGTTAGAGGCTGCAGAAGACCTAAACAGAGTCACCATGAAGCTGGGCTGTGTCCTCACAGCTGGAGTCCTCTTTTCTCCTACCATGCTCTGGGCAGTACAGATGCTACTGG CTGGATGTCATGCTG CTGCCGGCTTTGAGATGCTGCAATGTGAAGGACCGGTCAGGACCCAGGACAGCAGCTGCGATTCCCAGGAGGACTTCACAGCCCCAGGGGAAGTTGACTTCCAGGTCAAGGGCTACACTTTCAGTAAACCCTTCCATCTGATTGTGTCTTACG ACTGGCTGATCCTCCAAGGTCCAGTCAGCCCTATATTTGAAGGAGACCCACTGATTCTACGCTGCCAGGCCTGGCAAGACTGGCCATTGACCCAAGTGACCTTCTACCGAGATGGCTCAGCAATGGGTCCTCCTGGACCCAAGAGGGAACTCTCCATTGCCGTGGTACGAGAGGCTGACAGTGGGCACTACCACTGCAGTGGCATCTTCAGAAGCCCTGGTCCTGGGAGCCCAGAAACAGCATCTCCTGTGGCCATCAAGGTCCAAG AACTATTTCCAGTCCCACTTCTCAGAGCCACCCCCTCAGCTGAGCCTCAAGATGGAGACCCGGTGACCTTGAGCTGTCAGACAAAACTGCCCCTGCAGAGGTCAACCGCCCGCCTCTTCTACTCCTTCTATAAGGACAGCAGGATAGTGCGTGACAGAGGCCTCTCCCCAGAACTACAGATCCCCACAGCTTCAGAGGCACACTCTGGGTCCTACTGGTGTGAGGCAGCCACTGAGGACAACCAAGTTTGGAAACAGAGCTCCAAGCTGGAGATCCGGGTACAGG GTCCCTCCAGCTCGACTGCATCCCCCACCTTGAATCCAGCTCCTCAGAAATCAGCTGTTCCAGAACCTATTCCAGCAGCCTCCCCTGGACCTCAGCCTCCACTGTCCACCCCTTCGAAGGATCCAGGCTTCTCCACTCCTAAGCAGGTGCCAGATCCCCATCTGCATCACCAGATGGGCATTCTTCTCAAACAAATGCAGGATATGAGAGCTCTCCTCGGTCACCTGGTCACAGAACTGAGGAACTTATCTGCCCTCCTGAAGCTTGAGACCATAAAGGGTTCTGCCAAATATGAGTAA
- the FCRLA gene encoding Fc receptor-like A isoform X1, whose product MLMKISVLEAAEDLNRVTMKLGCVLTAGVLFSPTMLWAVQMLLAAGCHAAAGFEMLQCEGPVRTQDSSCDSQEDFTAPGEVDFQVKGYTFSKPFHLIVSYDWLILQGPVSPIFEGDPLILRCQAWQDWPLTQVTFYRDGSAMGPPGPKRELSIAVVREADSGHYHCSGIFRSPGPGSPETASPVAIKVQELFPVPLLRATPSAEPQDGDPVTLSCQTKLPLQRSTARLFYSFYKDSRIVRDRGLSPELQIPTASEAHSGSYWCEAATEDNQVWKQSSKLEIRVQGPSSSTASPTLNPAPQKSAVPEPIPAASPGPQPPLSTPSKDPGFSTPKQVPDPHLHHQMGILLKQMQDMRALLGHLVTELRNLSALLKLETIKGSAKYE is encoded by the exons ATGTTGATGAAAATCAGTGTGTTAGAGGCTGCAGAAGACCTAAACAGAGTCACCATGAAGCTGGGCTGTGTCCTCACAGCTGGAGTCCTCTTTTCTCCTACCATGCTCTGGGCAGTACAGATGCTACTGG CAGCTGGATGTCATGCTG CTGCCGGCTTTGAGATGCTGCAATGTGAAGGACCGGTCAGGACCCAGGACAGCAGCTGCGATTCCCAGGAGGACTTCACAGCCCCAGGGGAAGTTGACTTCCAGGTCAAGGGCTACACTTTCAGTAAACCCTTCCATCTGATTGTGTCTTACG ACTGGCTGATCCTCCAAGGTCCAGTCAGCCCTATATTTGAAGGAGACCCACTGATTCTACGCTGCCAGGCCTGGCAAGACTGGCCATTGACCCAAGTGACCTTCTACCGAGATGGCTCAGCAATGGGTCCTCCTGGACCCAAGAGGGAACTCTCCATTGCCGTGGTACGAGAGGCTGACAGTGGGCACTACCACTGCAGTGGCATCTTCAGAAGCCCTGGTCCTGGGAGCCCAGAAACAGCATCTCCTGTGGCCATCAAGGTCCAAG AACTATTTCCAGTCCCACTTCTCAGAGCCACCCCCTCAGCTGAGCCTCAAGATGGAGACCCGGTGACCTTGAGCTGTCAGACAAAACTGCCCCTGCAGAGGTCAACCGCCCGCCTCTTCTACTCCTTCTATAAGGACAGCAGGATAGTGCGTGACAGAGGCCTCTCCCCAGAACTACAGATCCCCACAGCTTCAGAGGCACACTCTGGGTCCTACTGGTGTGAGGCAGCCACTGAGGACAACCAAGTTTGGAAACAGAGCTCCAAGCTGGAGATCCGGGTACAGG GTCCCTCCAGCTCGACTGCATCCCCCACCTTGAATCCAGCTCCTCAGAAATCAGCTGTTCCAGAACCTATTCCAGCAGCCTCCCCTGGACCTCAGCCTCCACTGTCCACCCCTTCGAAGGATCCAGGCTTCTCCACTCCTAAGCAGGTGCCAGATCCCCATCTGCATCACCAGATGGGCATTCTTCTCAAACAAATGCAGGATATGAGAGCTCTCCTCGGTCACCTGGTCACAGAACTGAGGAACTTATCTGCCCTCCTGAAGCTTGAGACCATAAAGGGTTCTGCCAAATATGAGTAA
- the FCRLB gene encoding Fc receptor-like B isoform X1, protein MWALTALLLLVPSGGRAATLEKPTLSLHPPWTTIFKGERVTLRCDGYHPPLLELRPISTLWYSGHLLLPSHKKSIEVQTPGVYRCQTRGAPVSDPIHLSVSNDWLILQVPYAAVFEGEPLVMRCRGWYDKMVYKLHYYHDGKAVRYFPSSANYTVPQARASDSGRYQCSGTMRIPVESAPMFSAKAAVTVQELFPAPVLRVTGRAEARGGVAVRCDTRLHPQKRDTPLQFAFYKYSRPVRRFDWGAEYTVPESEVEELESYWCEAATATRSVRKRSPWLQLAGRGSPLHLASTSAAVPQAATSAPGNQPLSFRKPPVSRSASSATSVQNTTSSGLQFPAGRAPTAGPPACVPPTPLEPSAGALKPDVDLLLQEMQLLKGLLNRVVLELKEPQAFPEHGGTLETSTSHFAASGRTPETTIVES, encoded by the exons ATGTGGGCACTGACAGCCCTTCTGCTCCTCG TCCCAAGCGGTGGGCGAGCTG ctacTCTGGAGAAGCCCACGTTGTCTCTACACCCGCCCTGGACCACCATCTTCAAGGGGGAGCGGGTAACCTTGCGCTGTGATGGGTACCACCCTCCGCTTCTGGAGCTCCGGCCCATCAGCACTCTCTGGTACTCGGGCCAcctccttctgccttcccacaAGAAGAGCATCGAGGTACAGACACCAGGGGTGTATCGATGCCAGACTCGGGGAGCACCTGTCAGTGACCCCATCCACCTCTCTGTTTCCAACG ACTGGCTGATCCTGCAAGTGCCCTACGCGGCGGTGTTCGAGGGCGAGCCGCTGGTCATGCGCTGCCGCGGCTGGTACGACAAGATGGTCTACAAGCTTCACTACTACCACGACGGCAAGGCGGTGCGCTACTTCCCCTCCAGCGCCAACTACACGGTGCCGCAGGCGCGCGCCAGCGACAGCGGCCGCTACCAGTGCTCGGGCACCATGCGCATCCCGGTGGAGAGCGCGCCCATGTTCTCCGCCAAGGCGGCCGTGACCGTGCAAG AGCTGTTCCCGGCGCCGGTGCTGAGGGTGACGGGCCGGGCGGAGGCCCGCGGCGGGGTGGCCGTGCGCTGCGACACCCGCCTGCACCCGCAGAAGCGCGACACGCCGCTGCAGTTCGCCTTCTACAAGTACAGCCGCCCCGTGCGCCGCTTCGACTGGGGCGCGGAGTACACGGTCCCCGAGTCCGAGGTCGAGGAGCTGGAGTCGTACTGGTGCGAGGCCGCTACCGCCACGCGGAGCGTCCGGAAACGCAGCCCTTGGCTGCAGCTTGCCGGGCGCG GTTCTCCGCTGCACTTGGCGTCCACCTCCGCCGCAGTCCCCCAGGCTGCCACGTCTGCGCCGGGTAACCAGCCGCTTTCCTTCAGAAAGCCCCCGGTGTCCAGATCGGCCTCGTCGGCCACCTCCGTCCAGAACACCACCTCATCGGGGCTGCAGTTCCCCGCGGGCAGAGCCCCCACAGCTGGGCCGCCCGCCTGCGTCCCGCCGACGCCCTTGGAACCGTCCGCGGGAGCCCTGAAACCCGACGTGGACCTTCTGCTCCAAGAAATGCAGCTGCTCAAGGGCCTTCTGAACCGGGTGGTCCTGGAATTAAAGGAGCCCCAGGCCTTCCCAGAGCACGGGGGAACGCTGGAGACCTCCACTTCCCACTTTGCCGCGAGCGGGAGAACCCCGGAGACCACTATTGTGGAGAGCTGA
- the FCRLB gene encoding Fc receptor-like B isoform X2, whose protein sequence is MWALTALLLLVPSGGRAATLEKPTLSLHPPWTTIFKGERVTLRCDGYHPPLLELRPISTLWYSGHLLLPSHKKSIEVQTPGVYRCQTRGAPVSDPIHLSVSNDWLILQVPYAAVFEGEPLVMRCRGWYDKMVYKLHYYHDGKAVRYFPSSANYTVPQARASDSGRYQCSGTMRIPVESAPMFSAKAAVTVQAAPCAASTGARSTRSPSPRSRSWSRTGARPLPPRGASGNAALGCSLPGAVLRCTWRPPPPQSPRLPRLRRVTSRFPSESPRCPDRPRRPPPSRTPPHRGCSSPRAEPPQLGRPPASRRRPWNRPREP, encoded by the exons ATGTGGGCACTGACAGCCCTTCTGCTCCTCG TCCCAAGCGGTGGGCGAGCTG ctacTCTGGAGAAGCCCACGTTGTCTCTACACCCGCCCTGGACCACCATCTTCAAGGGGGAGCGGGTAACCTTGCGCTGTGATGGGTACCACCCTCCGCTTCTGGAGCTCCGGCCCATCAGCACTCTCTGGTACTCGGGCCAcctccttctgccttcccacaAGAAGAGCATCGAGGTACAGACACCAGGGGTGTATCGATGCCAGACTCGGGGAGCACCTGTCAGTGACCCCATCCACCTCTCTGTTTCCAACG ACTGGCTGATCCTGCAAGTGCCCTACGCGGCGGTGTTCGAGGGCGAGCCGCTGGTCATGCGCTGCCGCGGCTGGTACGACAAGATGGTCTACAAGCTTCACTACTACCACGACGGCAAGGCGGTGCGCTACTTCCCCTCCAGCGCCAACTACACGGTGCCGCAGGCGCGCGCCAGCGACAGCGGCCGCTACCAGTGCTCGGGCACCATGCGCATCCCGGTGGAGAGCGCGCCCATGTTCTCCGCCAAGGCGGCCGTGACCGTGCAAG CCGCCCCGTGCGCCGCTTCGACTGGGGCGCGGAGTACACGGTCCCCGAGTCCGAGGTCGAGGAGCTGGAGTCGTACTGGTGCGAGGCCGCTACCGCCACGCGGAGCGTCCGGAAACGCAGCCCTTGGCTGCAGCTTGCCGGGCGCG GTTCTCCGCTGCACTTGGCGTCCACCTCCGCCGCAGTCCCCCAGGCTGCCACGTCTGCGCCGGGTAACCAGCCGCTTTCCTTCAGAAAGCCCCCGGTGTCCAGATCGGCCTCGTCGGCCACCTCCGTCCAGAACACCACCTCATCGGGGCTGCAGTTCCCCGCGGGCAGAGCCCCCACAGCTGGGCCGCCCGCCTGCGTCCCGCCGACGCCCTTGGAACCGTCCGCGGGAGCCCTGA
- the FCRLB gene encoding Fc receptor-like B isoform X3 translates to MWALTALLLLATLEKPTLSLHPPWTTIFKGERVTLRCDGYHPPLLELRPISTLWYSGHLLLPSHKKSIEVQTPGVYRCQTRGAPVSDPIHLSVSNDWLILQVPYAAVFEGEPLVMRCRGWYDKMVYKLHYYHDGKAVRYFPSSANYTVPQARASDSGRYQCSGTMRIPVESAPMFSAKAAVTVQAAPCAASTGARSTRSPSPRSRSWSRTGARPLPPRGASGNAALGCSLPGAVLRCTWRPPPPQSPRLPRLRRVTSRFPSESPRCPDRPRRPPPSRTPPHRGCSSPRAEPPQLGRPPASRRRPWNRPREP, encoded by the exons ATGTGGGCACTGACAGCCCTTCTGCTCCTCG ctacTCTGGAGAAGCCCACGTTGTCTCTACACCCGCCCTGGACCACCATCTTCAAGGGGGAGCGGGTAACCTTGCGCTGTGATGGGTACCACCCTCCGCTTCTGGAGCTCCGGCCCATCAGCACTCTCTGGTACTCGGGCCAcctccttctgccttcccacaAGAAGAGCATCGAGGTACAGACACCAGGGGTGTATCGATGCCAGACTCGGGGAGCACCTGTCAGTGACCCCATCCACCTCTCTGTTTCCAACG ACTGGCTGATCCTGCAAGTGCCCTACGCGGCGGTGTTCGAGGGCGAGCCGCTGGTCATGCGCTGCCGCGGCTGGTACGACAAGATGGTCTACAAGCTTCACTACTACCACGACGGCAAGGCGGTGCGCTACTTCCCCTCCAGCGCCAACTACACGGTGCCGCAGGCGCGCGCCAGCGACAGCGGCCGCTACCAGTGCTCGGGCACCATGCGCATCCCGGTGGAGAGCGCGCCCATGTTCTCCGCCAAGGCGGCCGTGACCGTGCAAG CCGCCCCGTGCGCCGCTTCGACTGGGGCGCGGAGTACACGGTCCCCGAGTCCGAGGTCGAGGAGCTGGAGTCGTACTGGTGCGAGGCCGCTACCGCCACGCGGAGCGTCCGGAAACGCAGCCCTTGGCTGCAGCTTGCCGGGCGCG GTTCTCCGCTGCACTTGGCGTCCACCTCCGCCGCAGTCCCCCAGGCTGCCACGTCTGCGCCGGGTAACCAGCCGCTTTCCTTCAGAAAGCCCCCGGTGTCCAGATCGGCCTCGTCGGCCACCTCCGTCCAGAACACCACCTCATCGGGGCTGCAGTTCCCCGCGGGCAGAGCCCCCACAGCTGGGCCGCCCGCCTGCGTCCCGCCGACGCCCTTGGAACCGTCCGCGGGAGCCCTGA